AGCCCGAGGCGCAGGCCCTGGCGCGCCGCATGGCGCAGCTGCTCATCGACAAGAAGGCGCTGGACGTCGTCATCCTGGATGTCCGGGGCATGACGTCGTACGCGGACTACATCGTCATCGCCTCCGGCGAGAGCGACCGTCAGGTGAGCGCCATGGCGGAGAACGTCCAGGTGCAGCTCAAGCAGGGTGACGCGCCCGAGCGCGCGCTGGGCACCGAGGGCGTGGACACGGGCCAGTGGGTGCTGCTCGACTACGGCGAGGTGGTGGCGCACCTGTTCCTCACGGACCTGCGCGCGCACTACGACCTCGAGGGGCTCTGGGCGGACGCCGCCCGGGAGAAGGTGTCCTGAAGGTCCGCCTGCTCTCCATCGGCAAGGACCGCTCGGGCCTCTTCGAGCCGGCGGTCCAGGAGTATGCCCGCCGGCTGGGGCACTACACCCGCTTCGAGCTGGTGGAGCTCGCCGAGGCGAGCGGCAAGAAGCTCAAGCCCGGCGACGCCAAGGCCGCGGAGGCCGAGGCCATCCTCGCGAAGCGCAAGCCACAGGACTGGCTGGTGGCGCTGGACGAGCGCGGCTCGCTCATCGACTCGGTGGAGCTGGGCCGCTACGTGGGCAAGGCCCAGACGGGCTCGCGCGACCTGCTCTTCGTCATCGGCGGCGACGAGGGCCTGGACGAGAGCGTGCGGGCCCAAGCCCACCTGACGCTGTCCTTGTCCAAGATGACGCTGCCCCACCGGCTGGCGCGCGTGGTGCTCGTGGAGCAGCTCTACCGGGCGTTCACCATCCTCAAGGGTGAGCCGTACCACAAGTAGGCAGGCGGGCCTCCGAGGCCCCCTGGGCGCTGGCGTCAGGGCCGCCGGACAGGAGGCGTCAACGGGCCTCATGAGCACCGCCAGCACCGAAACCACCCTCGCCTCCCCCGCCGCCACCGTGCGCGTCATCGCCTCGCCCCAGTCGTGGGT
This genomic interval from Myxococcus guangdongensis contains the following:
- the rsfS gene encoding ribosome silencing factor yields the protein MATKKKTTPRKKSAAKKAPARTKRTATGRTAPKGKAPAKAKAPPRKKTTGKTPLRPKKKAKLPAAPQQKSGPEPKPEAQALARRMAQLLIDKKALDVVILDVRGMTSYADYIVIASGESDRQVSAMAENVQVQLKQGDAPERALGTEGVDTGQWVLLDYGEVVAHLFLTDLRAHYDLEGLWADAAREKVS
- a CDS encoding 23S rRNA (pseudouridine(1915)-N(3))-methyltransferase RlmH, whose translation is MKVRLLSIGKDRSGLFEPAVQEYARRLGHYTRFELVELAEASGKKLKPGDAKAAEAEAILAKRKPQDWLVALDERGSLIDSVELGRYVGKAQTGSRDLLFVIGGDEGLDESVRAQAHLTLSLSKMTLPHRLARVVLVEQLYRAFTILKGEPYHK